In a genomic window of Aeromonas veronii:
- a CDS encoding AraC family transcriptional regulator, whose product MIDRFRISKQWMLRIAELGLSLEMMQRKAGLPELFFQQEKIYASTAELFSLWKAVTEHCGDVAFGLKLGADMRLERNHPMAIAAVCSSCLRDALQRLARYKRVVCPEEIRVDVNDDEVIIDSHYLATSEPPPHIMTDIGFSWMTAMARHSSDGHIRPLRIELTRGPEHRELLEGHFGCPITFKASRNALVFRTSDLDFPFYTHNEELLAVIAPQLDAELQDHDQNARVGYTVKQVLKRTLAGRRPTLQSLAKELAMSSRTLQRRLTDEGITFQQLVEETRRELARSYLQHSTIELNETAYLLGYEDTNSFYRAFNGWEGMSPGEWRELQHKVASGAVVHGSGGRRCS is encoded by the coding sequence ATGATCGATCGTTTTCGTATTTCCAAACAGTGGATGCTGCGCATCGCTGAGCTGGGCCTCTCGTTGGAAATGATGCAGCGCAAAGCCGGACTGCCGGAGCTGTTTTTTCAGCAAGAGAAAATCTATGCCTCCACAGCAGAGTTGTTTTCTCTATGGAAGGCGGTCACAGAGCATTGCGGCGATGTGGCATTTGGTCTGAAGCTGGGTGCAGATATGCGACTCGAGCGCAATCATCCGATGGCGATTGCGGCGGTGTGCAGCAGTTGTTTACGCGATGCACTGCAGCGCCTAGCCCGTTACAAACGGGTCGTGTGTCCGGAAGAGATCCGTGTCGACGTCAACGACGATGAGGTGATCATCGACTCCCATTATCTGGCAACCAGTGAGCCACCGCCCCATATTATGACGGATATCGGCTTCTCTTGGATGACCGCCATGGCCAGACACAGCTCGGACGGACATATCCGTCCGTTGCGTATCGAATTGACGCGTGGCCCCGAGCATCGTGAGTTGTTGGAGGGGCACTTCGGCTGCCCGATCACCTTTAAGGCGTCGCGCAATGCGCTGGTGTTTCGCACCAGCGATCTGGATTTTCCCTTTTATACCCACAATGAAGAGCTGCTGGCCGTGATCGCCCCGCAGCTGGATGCCGAGTTGCAGGATCACGATCAAAACGCCAGGGTCGGATACACGGTGAAACAGGTGCTGAAACGCACCCTCGCCGGTCGGCGCCCGACGCTGCAATCGTTGGCCAAAGAGCTGGCGATGAGCTCGCGAACCCTGCAACGCCGTTTGACCGATGAGGGCATCACGTTTCAGCAACTGGTGGAGGAGACCCGCCGCGAGCTGGCCCGCTCCTATTTGCAGCACAGCACGATTGAGCTTAACGAAACGGCGTATCTGCTTGGCTATGAAGATACCAACTCGTTTTATCGGGCGTTCAACGGCTGGGAGGGGATGTCTCCCGGTGAGTGGCGTGAGTTGCAGCACAAAGTCGCCAGCGGTGCGGTAGTGCATGGTTCTGGAGGAAGGCGATGCAGTTGA